A window of the Miscanthus floridulus cultivar M001 chromosome 14, ASM1932011v1, whole genome shotgun sequence genome harbors these coding sequences:
- the LOC136503848 gene encoding uncharacterized mitochondrial protein AtMg00810-like: MLSATTGAPVADPSEYRSIIGALQCLTLTRPNLAYVVQQVCLFMHDPREPHLALIKRILRYIKGSLSVDIHLGTGTVSQVTAYSDIDWAGCPDTRSSTSGFCVFLGDNLVSLSSKCQTTVSRSNAEAEYTLWPMWWPSAAGCANSSWSCTSQFPWR; the protein is encoded by the coding sequence ATGCTGTCCGCCACCACAGGTGCCCCGGTGGCTGACCCCTCCGAGTACCGGAGTATCATAGGCGCTCTCCAGTGTCTCACTTTGACGCGGCCTAATTTGGCATATGTTGTTCAGCAGGTGTGCTTGTTCATGCATGATCCCCGCGAGCCTCACCTCGCCCTAATCAAGCGCATTCTTCGGTACATCAAGGGCTCCCTCTCCGTCGATATTCACCTGGGCACTGGAACCGTCTCCCAGGTCACCGCCTACTCCGACATTGACTGGGCGGGCTGCCCTGACACACGCAGCTCCACCTCTGGCTTCTGCGTCTTCCTCGGCGACAATCTGGTGTCCTTGTCCTCCAAGTGCCAGACTACGGTGTCCCGCTCCAATGCCGAGGCGGAGTACACGCTATGGCCCATGTGGTGGCCGAGTGCTGCTGGCTGCGCCAACTCCTCATGGAGCTGCACATCTCAGTTCCCTTGGCGATGA